From the Lysobacter sp. FW306-1B-D06B genome, one window contains:
- a CDS encoding xanthine dehydrogenase family protein molybdopterin-binding subunit → MNARLNPSRRNFLKATATLGAGLVVAFVVPGAKRFAQAAPGEAGAVADGFVPNAFLRVAPDDTVTVLIAHSEMGQGVWTTLAMLVAEELDADWTKLRVEHAPAAPPYAHTAFGMQMTGGSTTTWSEFDRYRQAGATARALLVAAAASKFGVPVAQVRTENGVAIAGDQRARYGELAAAAALLTAPAKVALKDPKDWKLIGHPTKRLDTPEKITGRAQFGMDVQFDGLLTALVARAPVFGGSVKSFDATAAKAVPGVRNVVQVPSGVAVVADHYWAAKLGRDALKIEWDLGPNAALDTPALREQFRTLALTDGTPAAQGGDAKAALSKAARTLEAEYHVPYLAHAPMEPLNCTVKVDGEGCDIWTGTQFQTLDQQVAAKILGLAPEQVRIHTTFLGGAFGRRATPSSDFVSEAVQVAKAAGAPVKTVWTREDDIRGGYYRPMYLQQARIALDDAGKPIAWHHVLVGQSILAGSPFEAAMVKNGIDATSVEGVADSPYIKDLTDHRIELHSPRTGIPVLWWRSVGHSYNGFVMESLVDELAHAAKQDPVEYRRALLQKHPRHLAALNLVADKAGWGSPLPQGQARGVAVHESFGSFIAQVAEVSIDRTPGTHHPIRVHRVVCAIDCGIAVNPEGVRAQMESGIAFGLGAALHSALTFKEGRVQESNFHDYVVLRMDEMPKIEVHIVPSTEKMGGAGEPGTPPIAPAVANALFALTGQRLRELPLRLPAENANV, encoded by the coding sequence ATGAACGCTCGATTGAACCCATCCCGCCGCAACTTCCTCAAAGCCACCGCAACGCTCGGCGCGGGCCTGGTCGTCGCCTTCGTAGTGCCCGGCGCGAAGCGCTTCGCGCAGGCCGCGCCCGGGGAGGCGGGCGCGGTGGCCGACGGCTTCGTGCCCAATGCCTTCCTCCGCGTCGCACCGGACGACACCGTCACCGTGCTGATCGCGCATTCGGAGATGGGGCAGGGCGTGTGGACCACGCTGGCGATGCTGGTGGCCGAGGAACTCGACGCCGACTGGACCAAGCTTCGCGTCGAACACGCACCGGCCGCGCCGCCGTATGCGCACACGGCCTTCGGCATGCAGATGACCGGCGGTTCGACGACCACATGGTCGGAATTCGACCGCTACCGCCAGGCCGGCGCCACCGCGCGCGCGTTGCTGGTGGCGGCGGCCGCGTCGAAGTTCGGCGTGCCGGTGGCGCAGGTACGCACCGAAAACGGTGTCGCCATCGCCGGCGACCAGCGTGCGCGCTACGGCGAACTCGCCGCCGCCGCCGCGCTGTTGACGGCGCCGGCGAAAGTCGCGCTGAAGGATCCGAAGGACTGGAAACTCATCGGCCATCCCACCAAGCGCCTGGACACGCCGGAGAAGATCACCGGCCGCGCCCAGTTCGGCATGGACGTGCAGTTCGATGGCCTGCTGACGGCGCTGGTTGCGCGTGCGCCGGTGTTCGGCGGCTCGGTGAAATCCTTCGACGCCACCGCCGCGAAGGCCGTGCCCGGCGTGCGCAACGTCGTGCAGGTGCCCAGCGGCGTGGCCGTAGTGGCCGATCACTATTGGGCGGCGAAGCTCGGCCGCGATGCATTGAAGATCGAGTGGGACCTCGGCCCGAACGCCGCACTGGACACGCCCGCATTGCGCGAGCAGTTCCGCACGCTGGCGCTCACCGACGGCACGCCGGCCGCCCAGGGCGGCGACGCCAAGGCCGCGCTGTCGAAGGCCGCGCGCACGCTGGAGGCCGAATACCACGTTCCCTATCTCGCGCACGCGCCGATGGAACCGCTCAACTGCACGGTGAAGGTCGACGGCGAGGGCTGCGACATCTGGACCGGCACGCAGTTCCAGACGCTGGACCAGCAGGTCGCGGCGAAGATCCTCGGCCTTGCGCCCGAACAGGTGCGCATCCACACCACCTTCCTCGGCGGCGCCTTCGGTCGGCGTGCGACGCCGAGTTCGGACTTCGTCAGCGAAGCGGTGCAGGTCGCCAAGGCCGCTGGCGCCCCGGTGAAAACGGTCTGGACGCGCGAGGACGACATACGCGGCGGCTACTACCGGCCCATGTATTTGCAGCAGGCACGCATCGCGCTGGACGACGCGGGCAAGCCCATCGCGTGGCACCACGTCCTGGTTGGCCAGTCGATCCTCGCCGGCTCGCCGTTCGAGGCGGCGATGGTGAAGAACGGCATCGACGCGACTTCGGTCGAAGGCGTCGCCGATTCGCCTTACATCAAGGACCTGACCGACCATCGAATAGAACTGCATTCGCCGCGCACCGGCATTCCCGTGCTGTGGTGGCGCTCGGTGGGGCACAGCTACAACGGCTTCGTCATGGAAAGCCTGGTGGACGAGCTCGCGCACGCGGCCAAACAGGACCCGGTCGAATACCGCCGCGCGCTGTTGCAGAAGCATCCGCGCCATCTGGCCGCGCTCAACCTCGTCGCCGACAAGGCCGGCTGGGGTTCGCCGCTGCCGCAGGGGCAGGCGCGCGGTGTCGCCGTGCACGAATCCTTCGGCAGCTTCATCGCACAAGTGGCGGAGGTGTCGATCGATCGCACGCCCGGCACGCACCATCCGATCCGCGTGCATCGCGTGGTCTGCGCGATCGACTGCGGCATCGCGGTGAATCCCGAAGGCGTGCGCGCGCAGATGGAGTCGGGCATCGCCTTCGGCCTCGGCGCGGCGCTGCACAGCGCGCTGACGTTCAAGGAAGGGCGCGTGCAGGAATCGAACTTCCACGACTACGTGGTGCTGCGCATGGACG
- the eda gene encoding bifunctional 4-hydroxy-2-oxoglutarate aldolase/2-dehydro-3-deoxy-phosphogluconate aldolase — translation MSAVDAQAVLQGHRIVPVYTPASVDEALAVARALKAGGIGAIEVTLRTQVAMDAVAAIARELPGMRVGVGTVLDVEQMRGAKDVGATFIVSPGSSRELLQAAVEMRIAYLPGVATGSEVMAALAAGHRLLKVFPAEPINAFELINAWRGPFAQARFCPTGGIDAARAREYLRLPNVACLGGSWLTPSDALRAGDWARIEGLAREAVALVAD, via the coding sequence ATGTCCGCCGTTGACGCCCAGGCCGTGCTGCAGGGGCACCGCATCGTGCCCGTGTACACGCCCGCCAGCGTCGACGAGGCGCTCGCGGTGGCGCGCGCGCTGAAGGCTGGCGGCATCGGTGCGATCGAAGTCACGCTGCGCACGCAGGTCGCCATGGACGCGGTGGCCGCCATCGCGCGCGAGCTGCCGGGCATGCGGGTGGGCGTGGGCACCGTGCTCGACGTGGAACAGATGCGCGGTGCGAAGGACGTGGGCGCGACGTTCATCGTCTCGCCCGGCAGCTCGCGCGAGCTGCTCCAGGCCGCGGTGGAGATGCGCATCGCCTACCTGCCCGGCGTGGCCACCGGCAGCGAAGTCATGGCCGCGCTCGCCGCGGGCCATCGCCTGCTCAAGGTGTTCCCGGCCGAACCGATCAACGCCTTCGAGCTGATCAACGCCTGGCGCGGACCGTTCGCGCAGGCGCGCTTCTGTCCGACGGGCGGCATCGACGCCGCGCGCGCCCGCGAATACCTGCGCCTGCCCAATGTCGCCTGCCTGGGCGGCTCCTGGCTGACTCCGTCCGACGCGCTGCGCGCGGGCGATTGGGCACGCATCGAGGGCCTTGCGCGCGAGGCCGTGGCGCTCGTCGCGGACTGA
- a CDS encoding nucleotidyltransferase family protein: protein MKHAAVVLAAGGSTRLGRPKQLLTRDGETLVHRAVRLAAATHPARLIAVIGAHAQAVAGALGIIAVDNRLECVVNPHWGSGLAGSLIAAADTLQDFDGAVLILVCDQPALEEHHLRALLDGTVVSPSGCAATRHGARLGAPAVVSMQVLASARALHGDSGLGARLSVLPDVWTLDAPELAYDLDTPEDVRDAQARKWLDP, encoded by the coding sequence ATGAAACACGCGGCGGTGGTGCTGGCGGCCGGCGGAAGCACGCGTCTGGGGCGGCCGAAGCAGTTGCTCACGCGCGACGGCGAAACCCTGGTGCACCGCGCCGTGCGCCTGGCGGCGGCCACGCATCCGGCGCGCCTGATCGCGGTCATCGGCGCGCACGCGCAGGCCGTGGCCGGTGCACTGGGCATCATCGCGGTGGACAACCGGCTGGAATGCGTCGTCAATCCGCATTGGGGATCCGGGCTGGCCGGCAGCCTCATCGCGGCGGCGGACACGCTGCAGGACTTCGACGGCGCCGTGCTGATCCTGGTCTGCGACCAGCCGGCACTGGAGGAACATCACCTGCGCGCACTGCTCGACGGCACCGTGGTTTCACCGTCCGGCTGCGCGGCGACCCGGCACGGCGCGCGCCTGGGTGCGCCGGCGGTGGTTTCCATGCAGGTGCTTGCGTCCGCGCGTGCGCTGCACGGCGACTCGGGCCTGGGAGCGCGGTTGAGCGTGCTGCCGGACGTGTGGACGCTGGACGCGCCGGAACTGGCTTACGACCTCGACACGCCCGAAGACGTGCGCGACGCACAGGCGAGGAAGTGGCTGGATCCCTGA
- a CDS encoding XdhC family protein has protein sequence MDQPRLTTLMPTALPTGGARAVLEASVAALSRDDPAALALVLETSGSTYVRAGALALFDGDGAQVGWLSGGCLEPEIQQRADDAARAGRIDFLEIDTRGDEDLLSGSAIGCRGRLRIALLPVAALHAWPAHVAAWRAGEPLHIAVHADGTLETGAGAHVASLRLPAHAPDWTDASARWTLSIPPAPSITVFGAGPETPVLLPLLRALGATTTLVERRPRWIAAGALADVAITQTPTQAIADTARLGDVALVMHHHFELDREALHALADTPVGFIGLLGPVRRRDDLFRVLPASARDVLQPRLHSPVGLHLGGNGPEAIALSIAAQLQRHLHGAP, from the coding sequence ATGGACCAGCCCCGCCTGACCACCCTGATGCCCACCGCACTGCCGACCGGCGGTGCGCGCGCGGTGCTCGAAGCCTCCGTCGCGGCGCTGTCCCGCGACGATCCGGCGGCCCTGGCGCTCGTGCTGGAAACCAGCGGTTCGACTTACGTGCGCGCCGGTGCGCTGGCGTTGTTCGACGGCGATGGCGCGCAGGTCGGCTGGCTCAGTGGCGGCTGCCTGGAACCGGAAATCCAGCAGCGCGCCGACGACGCCGCACGCGCGGGGCGCATCGATTTCCTCGAGATCGACACGCGCGGCGACGAAGACCTGCTTTCCGGTTCGGCGATCGGCTGCCGCGGTCGCCTGCGCATCGCGCTGCTGCCGGTAGCGGCGCTGCACGCTTGGCCGGCACACGTGGCGGCGTGGCGTGCGGGCGAGCCGCTGCACATCGCAGTGCACGCCGACGGCACGCTGGAAACAGGAGCCGGTGCGCACGTCGCCTCGCTGCGGTTGCCCGCGCACGCGCCGGACTGGACCGATGCATCGGCACGCTGGACGCTGTCGATCCCGCCGGCACCGTCGATCACGGTATTCGGCGCCGGCCCGGAAACGCCGGTGCTGCTGCCGCTGCTGCGCGCGCTGGGCGCGACGACGACGCTGGTCGAACGCCGCCCGCGCTGGATCGCTGCGGGTGCGTTGGCCGACGTCGCGATCACGCAGACGCCGACGCAGGCGATCGCCGATACCGCGCGGCTGGGCGACGTCGCGCTGGTCATGCACCACCATTTCGAACTCGACCGCGAGGCGCTGCATGCGCTCGCCGACACGCCGGTCGGCTTCATCGGCCTGCTCGGCCCGGTGCGGCGGCGCGATGACCTGTTCCGCGTGCTCCCGGCCAGCGCGCGCGACGTACTGCAGCCGCGCCTGCACTCGCCCGTCGGCCTGCACCTGGGCGGCAACGGGCCGGAAGCGATCGCGCTGAGCATCGCCGCGCAGCTGCAACGCCACCTGCACGGTGCGCCATGA
- a CDS encoding (2Fe-2S)-binding protein, with protein sequence MKLLVNGTEHDVEANPDMPLLWVLRDLLHLTGTKFGCGIAQCGACTVHVDGAPRRACVTPVSTVEGKAITTIEGLSKDGTHPVQRAWAELDVVQCGYCQSGQIMSAAALLAKVPAPSDTDIDQALSGNLCRCGTYQRIRAAVHRAAEIGKS encoded by the coding sequence ATGAAGCTGCTTGTGAACGGCACCGAGCACGACGTCGAAGCAAATCCCGACATGCCCCTGCTGTGGGTGCTGCGCGATCTGCTCCACCTCACCGGCACCAAGTTCGGCTGCGGCATCGCGCAATGCGGTGCCTGCACGGTGCATGTCGACGGCGCACCGCGACGCGCCTGCGTCACGCCGGTGTCCACCGTGGAAGGCAAGGCGATCACCACCATCGAAGGCCTGTCGAAGGACGGCACGCATCCCGTGCAGCGCGCATGGGCGGAGCTGGACGTCGTGCAGTGCGGCTACTGCCAGTCGGGCCAGATCATGTCCGCCGCCGCGCTGCTGGCGAAGGTGCCCGCGCCCAGCGACACCGACATCGACCAGGCCCTGTCCGGAAACCTCTGCCGTTGCGGCACCTACCAGCGCATCCGCGCGGCGGTGCATCGCGCGGCGGAGATCGGAAAGTCCTGA
- a CDS encoding HU family DNA-binding protein has protein sequence MAKTKKVAKKAAPKKAAAKPAAPKPIKEVLSKSGLVAHIAEATGVVAKDVRNVLAALEGAVHASVSKKGAGAFTLPGVLKITAVSVAAKPKRKGINPFTKEEQWFAAKPATVKVKVRPLKKLKDAAA, from the coding sequence ATGGCGAAGACGAAGAAAGTGGCAAAGAAAGCCGCCCCGAAGAAGGCCGCTGCCAAGCCGGCCGCTCCGAAGCCGATCAAGGAAGTGCTGTCCAAGTCCGGCCTGGTCGCGCACATCGCCGAGGCGACGGGCGTGGTCGCCAAGGACGTTCGCAACGTCCTGGCCGCACTGGAAGGCGCCGTGCACGCGTCGGTCAGCAAGAAGGGCGCCGGTGCGTTCACCCTGCCGGGCGTGCTGAAGATCACCGCCGTCAGCGTTGCGGCCAAGCCGAAGCGCAAGGGCATCAACCCGTTCACCAAGGAAGAGCAGTGGTTTGCTGCCAAGCCGGCCACGGTGAAGGTCAAGGTCCGTCCGCTGAAGAAGCTGAAGGACGCCGCGGCCTGA